The genomic window TTCACGTGGTGAACCTCGGCCTGGTGGCCCTCCCGTAGGCCCTTGTACTGCGGGTTCTTGTAGTGATCCAGGATCACCTCTTGGTACATCGAATCCAGCATCTACACCACTCCAAAGAATTCTTTCGCCTTTTTGATGGCGGCGACCAGCTGGTCGACTTCTACACGCGTGTTGTACAGGTAGAAGCTCGCGCGCGCCGTGGACTGCACGCCCACCGCGCGGTGCACCGGCCACGCACAGTGGTGGCCCACGCGGATGGCGACGCCTTGGTCATCGAGCACCTGGCCCAAATCGTGCGGGTGCACGCCGTCGACGAGGAAGGAAATGGCCCCGCCGCGGCGCTCCGCCGTCTTCGGCCCCACGATGGTCAGGCCGTCGATCTGGTTCAGCTGCTCCAGCGCGTACTCGGTCAGCTCACGCTCGTGGGCCTGGATGTTATCCATGCCGATCTCGGACAGGTACTTGACCGCCGCGCCCAAGCCGACGACCTGGCTGGTCATCTGGGTACCGGCCTCGAAGCGCTGCGGCGGCGCCGCGAAAGTGGTGCCTTCCATCTTGACGACCTCGATCATCGAGCCGCCCGTCAAAAACGGCGGGAGAGCTTTCAGGTGCTCAGCCTTGCCATAGAGCGCGCCGATGCCGGAGGGCCCGCACATCTTGTGCCCGGAAAAGGCGGCGAAATCCACGTCGAGCGCGTGGAAGTCGACCGGCATATGCGGGACGGACTGGCAGGCGTCCAAGACGGTGAGCGCTCCCACGGCCTTCGCGCGGGAGACGATCTCCGCGACGTCGGCGACGGCACCCGTCACGTTGGACTGGTGGGTGAACGCGACCACCTTGACGGACTCGTCCAGCTCCAGGGAGTCCAGGTCGATCCGGCCGTCCTCGGTGACCGAGTACCACTTCAGGGTGGCGCCGGTGCGCCGCGCCAGTTCCTGCCACGGAACCAGGTTGGCGTGGTGCTCCAGCTCGGTGATGACGATGGTGTCATCGGCCGTGACCGCCAAGTCGCCGGCGCGGTCGTCGCCCAAGACGTAGGCCACCTCGTTGAGGGCCTCAGTCGCGTTCTTGGTGAACGCGATCTCGTCTCGATCGGCGCCCACGAAGGCGGCGATCGCCTGGCGGGCCGACTCGTAGGCGTCGTCAGCTTCCTCGGCCAGCTGGTAGGCGCCGCGATGGACAGGTGCGAAGGTGTGCAGGACGAAGTCCTCCTCCGCCTTCCACACCGGCAGGGGCCGCTGCGAGGTCGCCCCGGAGTCGAGGTAGACCAGCGGCTTATCCCCGCGCACGGTGCGGCTTAAGACAGGGAACTGCGTTCGAATAGCTTGAGTATCTAGTCCTGACATAGTCTCCAGCTTTACTTGACGAACTTGTCGTAGCCCTCGGCCTCGAGCTGGTCTGCCAGTTCGGCGCCGCCGGTCTTCACGATCTGGCCCTGAGCGAAAACGTGGACGTAATCCGGCTTCACGTAGTTGAGGATACGCTTGTAGTGCGTAATCAGCATGATGCCGCCGTTGGTCTCCTCTTGGTACTGGTTGATGCCGTCGGAGACAATACGCAGCGCGTCGACGTCTAGGCCGGAGTCAGTCTCATCCATGATGGCCATCTTCGGCTTCAGGATGTCCAGCTGCATGACCTCGTGGCGCTTCTTCTCGCCACCGGAGAAGCCCTCGTTCACGGAGCGGTGGGCGAAGGACTTGTCGATTTGCAGCTGCTCGCGGGCCGCGGTCAGTTCCTTGTTCCACTCGCGCAGCTTCGGGGCCTCGCCCCGGGTAGCGGTGACGGCAGACCGCAGGAACTGGCTCATCTTCACGCCCGGGACCTCGGTCGGGTACTGCATGGCCAGGAAGAGGCCGGCGCGGGCGCGCTCGTCGACTTCCATGTCCAGCACGTTCTCGCCGTCGAGGAGGACTTCACCCTCGGTAACCTCGTACTTCGGGTGGCCGGCGATGACGTAAGACAGGGTGGACTTGCCGGAGCCGTTCGGGCCCATGATGGCGTGGGTCTCACCGGAGTTGATGGTCAGGTTCACGCCCTTGAGGATCTCCTTGGGCTCTTCGCCCTCTTCGTTCGGGAGCACCTGGGCGTGGAGGTTCTTGATTTCCAGAGTTGACATAGCGATTTAATCTTTCTGTTGCGTGGGTTTCAGCGGGGGGCGCTAGGCGTTGATCTTCGCTAGCTCGTCAGAAACACGGTTTTCCAGCTCTTCGCGCAGGGACTCGACCGGAATGCGGTTGATGACCTCGTTGAAGAAGCCGCGGATGATGAGCCGGCGGGCCTCGGCCTCCGGGATACCGCGGGACATGAGGTAGAACAGCTCCAAGTCATCGAAGCGGCCGACGGTAGCAGCGTGGCCGGCGCCCGTGATCTCGCCGGTCTCGATCTCCAGGTTCGGGATCGCGTCGGCGCGCGCGCCGTCGGTCAGGATGAGGTTGTTGTTCGTCTCATAGGTGTCGGTGCCCTGCGCGTCGGCGCGGATGAGCACGTCGCCCACCCAGCAGGTGCGGGACTCGGCCTTCTTGTCGCCCTGCAGAGCGCCCTTGTAGAGCACGCGGGAGCGGCAGTTCGGCACGGAGTGGTCAACCAGCATGCGGTTTTCGAAGTACTGGCCGGAGTCCGCGAAGTAGACGCCGAGCAGCTCGGCGTCGGCGCCCGGGGCGCTGAAGGTCACGCGCGGGACGATGCGTACGATCTCGCCGCCGAAAATGGCGGAGTTGTGGCGCAGGGTGGCGTCGCGGCCCATCTTGATTGCCTGGTGCGACAGGTGCACGGCGTCGTTGTCCCAGTCGGCGTCGACGATGACCGTGACGTGGGCGCCGTCGCCGATGACGAACTCGACGTTGTCAGCGTGGGTGCCGGAGCCCTCGTACTTGAGCACGACGGTGGCCTCGGCGTGGTGGCCGACCTCGATGGAGGTGGCGCCGAAGCTGGTGAGGCCGTGGCCGCGGCCGGTAATTGTCACAACGGTCGGCTCCTCCAGCCGGGCCTCCGGCTCGATGGTGACGATCTGCGCCTCCGGCATGGAGGTCCACGCCTGGGCTGCCACGCGGTCGGTGGGCTTACCCGCCCGACCCAGCCGCTCGTCGGTGGGAGCGACCGTCTCGGTGCGGACCTCTTCCGGACCGGTGACCTTCACGTCCTGGGCTACGGCCTCAGCAAACTCGCCGTTGTGCAGGCCGCGGATGTTGCGCAGGGAGATAAAACGCCACACCTCGTCGCGCCCCTTCGGGATGTCGAAGTCCGCCACGTCGAAGGAACCGAAGAGATCACCCTTGGTGACCTGGTTCGGGTTCTTACGAGCAGAAAATTCGTTTGAGTTCACCATCGGGACTAGCCCACCGATCCTTCCATCTGTAGCTCGATGAGGCGGTTGAGCTCTAGGGCGTACTCCATCGGGAGCTCCTTGGCGATAGGCTCAACGAAACCGCGCACGATCATTGCCATTGCTTCTTCTTCCGCGATGCCACGCGACATCAGGTAGAACAACTGCTCCTCCGACACCTGCGAGACGGTCGCCTCGTGGCCCAAGGTCACGTGGTCGTTGCGGATGTCGTTGTAGGGGTATGTGTCCGAACGCGAGATGCTGTCTACCAGCAGGGCGTCGCACTCCACGTTGGAGGTCGAGTGGTGCGCGTCCTGGTTGACCTGCACTAGGCCGCGGTAGGCCGCGCGCCCGCCGGCGCGGGCGACGGACTTGGACACGATGTTCGAGGAAGTGTGCGGCGCCATGTGCGTCATTTTCGCGCCGGTGTCCTGGAGCTGCTCCTCGCCGGCGAAGGCGACGGAGAGCACCTCACCGCGGGCGTGCTCGCCGGTCAGCCAGACGGCCGGGTACTTCATGGTCACCTTGGAGCCAATGTTGCCGTCGACCCACTCCATGGTCGCGCCCTCTTCACACTTGGTGCGCTTGGTCACCAGGTTGTAGACGTTGTTCGACCAGTTCTGGATGGTCGTGTAACGGCAACGGCCGCCCTTCTTGACGATAATCTCCACGACGGCGGAGTGCAGGGAGTCCGACTTGTAAATCGGCGCGGTGCAGCCCTCGACGTAGTGCACGTAAGCGTCCTCATCGACGATGATGAGGGTGCGCTCGAACTGCCCCATGTTTTCCGTGTTGATACGGAAATATGCCTGCAGAGGGATGTCCACGTGGACTCCCGGCGGAACGTAGATGAAGGAGCCGC from Corynebacterium confusum includes these protein-coding regions:
- a CDS encoding cysteine desulfurase, translated to MSGLDTQAIRTQFPVLSRTVRGDKPLVYLDSGATSQRPLPVWKAEEDFVLHTFAPVHRGAYQLAEEADDAYESARQAIAAFVGADRDEIAFTKNATEALNEVAYVLGDDRAGDLAVTADDTIVITELEHHANLVPWQELARRTGATLKWYSVTEDGRIDLDSLELDESVKVVAFTHQSNVTGAVADVAEIVSRAKAVGALTVLDACQSVPHMPVDFHALDVDFAAFSGHKMCGPSGIGALYGKAEHLKALPPFLTGGSMIEVVKMEGTTFAAPPQRFEAGTQMTSQVVGLGAAVKYLSEIGMDNIQAHERELTEYALEQLNQIDGLTIVGPKTAERRGGAISFLVDGVHPHDLGQVLDDQGVAIRVGHHCAWPVHRAVGVQSTARASFYLYNTRVEVDQLVAAIKKAKEFFGVV
- the sufD gene encoding Fe-S cluster assembly protein SufD; translation: MVNSNEFSARKNPNQVTKGDLFGSFDVADFDIPKGRDEVWRFISLRNIRGLHNGEFAEAVAQDVKVTGPEEVRTETVAPTDERLGRAGKPTDRVAAQAWTSMPEAQIVTIEPEARLEEPTVVTITGRGHGLTSFGATSIEVGHHAEATVVLKYEGSGTHADNVEFVIGDGAHVTVIVDADWDNDAVHLSHQAIKMGRDATLRHNSAIFGGEIVRIVPRVTFSAPGADAELLGVYFADSGQYFENRMLVDHSVPNCRSRVLYKGALQGDKKAESRTCWVGDVLIRADAQGTDTYETNNNLILTDGARADAIPNLEIETGEITGAGHAATVGRFDDLELFYLMSRGIPEAEARRLIIRGFFNEVINRIPVESLREELENRVSDELAKINA
- the sufB gene encoding Fe-S cluster assembly protein SufB, giving the protein MTQAQSAPGIEAKMTDDEIIESIGAYEYGWHDSDVAGASARRGLSEEVVRDISRQKNEPEWMLNQRLKALNIFEKKPIPTWGPDLSGIDFDNIKYYVKSTEEQAQTWDDLPADIKETYDKLGIPDAEKQRLVAGVAAQYESEVVYHQIREDLERQGVIFVDTDTALREHEELFKEYFGTVIPAGDNKFSSLNSAVWSGGSFIYVPPGVHVDIPLQAYFRINTENMGQFERTLIIVDEDAYVHYVEGCTAPIYKSDSLHSAVVEIIVKKGGRCRYTTIQNWSNNVYNLVTKRTKCEEGATMEWVDGNIGSKVTMKYPAVWLTGEHARGEVLSVAFAGEEQLQDTGAKMTHMAPHTSSNIVSKSVARAGGRAAYRGLVQVNQDAHHSTSNVECDALLVDSISRSDTYPYNDIRNDHVTLGHEATVSQVSEEQLFYLMSRGIAEEEAMAMIVRGFVEPIAKELPMEYALELNRLIELQMEGSVG
- the sufC gene encoding Fe-S cluster assembly ATPase SufC — protein: MSTLEIKNLHAQVLPNEEGEEPKEILKGVNLTINSGETHAIMGPNGSGKSTLSYVIAGHPKYEVTEGEVLLDGENVLDMEVDERARAGLFLAMQYPTEVPGVKMSQFLRSAVTATRGEAPKLREWNKELTAAREQLQIDKSFAHRSVNEGFSGGEKKRHEVMQLDILKPKMAIMDETDSGLDVDALRIVSDGINQYQEETNGGIMLITHYKRILNYVKPDYVHVFAQGQIVKTGGAELADQLEAEGYDKFVK